A genomic window from Pelagicoccus albus includes:
- a CDS encoding LacI family DNA-binding transcriptional regulator, translating into MAKLNQKYIADQLSLSRTTVSRCFTNHPKINPETRAKVFRLAAEIGYSYSAQRGGNNSKLSDRKKLAIIVGISEADRSKNDTKTAEALLTGISEKASIEELDFEVFHVDPVDFLPRPRARQIIKGMSCLNWKGVILIYPLKEIAVTNIMAKFPTVSVLEDYDDCEVDCIHPDQTRGISRLMERLVNLGHKRIGFLSWKYPVHTPWIERRLGAYVENLYRFGLELDTNIILNMRPEEKIPLEELAEKAAELTRNSGVTAWVCAADHQAYHLMENFRNLGISVPRDCSITGFDGLEPPHGLPQLTTIRIPFRDIGISAVSSLIRKIDHPNTSRRNVQVSGEFVIGKTSAPPPRPA; encoded by the coding sequence ATGGCCAAACTGAACCAGAAGTATATAGCCGATCAGCTTAGCTTGTCCCGCACCACCGTCTCTCGCTGTTTCACGAATCATCCCAAAATTAATCCCGAGACACGCGCAAAAGTGTTCCGACTCGCGGCAGAAATCGGCTACTCCTACTCCGCGCAACGCGGCGGCAACAATTCCAAACTCTCCGATCGCAAGAAGCTAGCCATCATCGTTGGAATCAGTGAAGCGGATCGGTCGAAAAACGATACTAAAACCGCAGAAGCCTTACTCACCGGCATCAGCGAGAAAGCTTCCATCGAAGAGCTAGACTTCGAAGTTTTCCACGTAGACCCAGTAGATTTCCTACCTAGGCCAAGAGCGCGACAGATTATCAAAGGCATGTCCTGCCTTAACTGGAAGGGAGTAATTCTAATCTACCCCTTGAAGGAAATCGCCGTAACCAACATCATGGCGAAATTTCCCACAGTCTCGGTCCTGGAGGACTATGACGATTGTGAAGTCGACTGTATCCACCCCGACCAGACACGGGGAATCTCTCGGCTCATGGAACGTCTTGTGAACCTCGGCCATAAACGCATTGGATTCCTGAGCTGGAAATATCCCGTTCATACCCCTTGGATCGAACGAAGACTAGGAGCGTACGTGGAAAACCTTTATCGATTCGGCCTAGAATTGGATACAAATATTATCCTGAACATGCGGCCTGAAGAAAAGATACCGCTAGAGGAGTTGGCAGAAAAAGCAGCCGAACTAACTCGGAACTCAGGAGTTACTGCGTGGGTATGCGCCGCTGATCACCAAGCATATCATTTGATGGAGAATTTTAGGAACCTCGGCATATCAGTTCCGCGAGATTGCTCGATAACTGGATTCGACGGACTTGAGCCTCCCCATGGCCTACCACAGCTCACCACCATCCGCATTCCCTTCCGAGACATCGGGATATCGGCGGTTAGCTCGCTAATCCGGAAGATAGACCACCCCAATACCAGTCGACGAAATGTTCAGGTTTCCGGTGAATTCGTAATTGGCAAAACCTCAGCCCCTCCCCCTCGCCCGGCATAG
- a CDS encoding glycoside hydrolase family 16 protein: protein MFIPTLSRITPVFLCVTAPLLVAETDSETPDDWTLVWSEEFDEEGLPNPEKWSYDVGGHGWGNKELQYYTKEKPENARVEGGHLVIEAHKEEFQNSQYTSARLVTRETQTWTYGKFEIRARLPEGRGTWPAIWMLPVDWNLGSGKWPDVGELDIMEHVGYDVGTVHASAHSKTYQWQAGTQKTGTIKVPNATAEFHTYTLEWSEDEVKAFVDGTLYFSYQNENTGWESWPYQRDYYLILNLAVGGLWGATKGVDEECFPQRMEVDFVRVYQREN from the coding sequence ATGTTTATACCTACCCTTTCAAGAATCACTCCTGTCTTTCTTTGCGTAACTGCCCCTTTGTTAGTGGCAGAAACTGACTCGGAAACGCCTGACGATTGGACACTTGTATGGTCCGAGGAGTTCGACGAAGAAGGCCTTCCCAATCCAGAGAAATGGTCCTACGACGTGGGAGGGCACGGCTGGGGAAACAAGGAGCTTCAGTACTATACGAAGGAAAAACCTGAGAACGCGCGGGTAGAGGGCGGACACCTCGTCATCGAGGCTCACAAAGAAGAGTTTCAGAACTCTCAGTATACATCCGCCCGACTCGTGACGCGAGAAACCCAGACGTGGACATACGGAAAATTCGAAATCCGTGCCCGACTCCCCGAGGGTCGTGGCACTTGGCCAGCTATATGGATGCTTCCTGTTGATTGGAACTTGGGATCAGGGAAATGGCCAGATGTGGGCGAATTAGACATCATGGAGCATGTGGGATACGATGTAGGAACAGTCCACGCCTCCGCCCATTCAAAAACATATCAATGGCAAGCGGGTACCCAGAAAACCGGTACGATCAAGGTGCCGAATGCAACCGCAGAATTTCACACATACACGCTGGAATGGTCCGAGGATGAGGTGAAAGCATTCGTCGACGGAACCCTATACTTTTCCTACCAAAATGAAAACACAGGTTGGGAATCCTGGCCATATCAACGGGACTACTACCTTATCTTGAATTTAGCTGTAGGCGGGCTTTGGGGAGCTACCAAAGGAGTAGATGAGGAATGTTTCCCCCAGCGGATGGAAGTCGACTTCGTCCGCGTATACCAACGAGAAAACTAA
- a CDS encoding glycoside hydrolase family 2 TIM barrel-domain containing protein, whose protein sequence is MARLAEAGGNSLRTWGTDQTELVLPEIRKFGLTLCAGLWLTPPRQGFDYADEAIREAQFEDLKRQIKTLCIEPSLLVWGVGNELELGVSEQKPEVWKAVEEVAAFIKGIDPNRPVMTVLASVDEVALQYVQAYCPSLDFVSFNSYGDLESVQTTLDRIGWDKPYLVTEWGANGHWEVSQTTWGAEIEPSSADKADQIRKRFRKLNGSNGQCLGSYVFLWGSKQERTPTWYGLFDSEGRSTEAVDAISSLWRGVEERSQCPRISHLTLNSQFARDSVHVEAGSSVEAACEVSRGEACGSDLIWSVARESNDKKVGGDWESASECIILQVEELGEGRIRFCAPMEEGAYRLYVNLGGPGKSFATANIPFWVNAIG, encoded by the coding sequence GTGGCACGGCTTGCAGAAGCAGGTGGGAATTCCCTGCGAACATGGGGGACTGATCAGACGGAATTGGTATTGCCGGAGATACGAAAATTCGGGCTGACCCTGTGTGCTGGACTTTGGCTAACTCCACCGAGGCAGGGTTTTGATTATGCGGATGAAGCTATTCGAGAAGCCCAGTTCGAAGATCTAAAACGACAGATTAAGACCCTTTGCATAGAGCCCTCGCTTCTCGTTTGGGGAGTCGGTAACGAGCTGGAGCTAGGGGTGTCTGAGCAAAAGCCAGAAGTCTGGAAGGCTGTTGAAGAGGTCGCCGCATTCATAAAAGGAATTGATCCGAATCGCCCCGTTATGACTGTGCTGGCATCTGTAGACGAGGTAGCGCTCCAGTATGTGCAAGCCTATTGTCCGTCTCTAGACTTTGTGAGTTTCAACTCCTACGGTGATCTTGAATCGGTACAAACAACCCTGGACCGAATCGGCTGGGACAAGCCGTACCTTGTGACGGAATGGGGGGCAAATGGCCACTGGGAGGTTTCGCAAACCACTTGGGGTGCAGAAATAGAGCCTTCTTCGGCGGATAAGGCGGATCAGATCCGCAAACGATTCCGCAAGCTCAATGGCTCTAATGGACAGTGCCTTGGCAGCTATGTATTTCTATGGGGAAGCAAGCAAGAGCGCACCCCGACATGGTATGGCTTGTTTGATTCGGAAGGAAGGTCGACTGAGGCGGTCGACGCGATTTCTTCGCTTTGGCGAGGTGTCGAGGAACGTTCTCAGTGTCCTCGCATATCTCACTTAACACTCAACTCTCAATTCGCGCGTGACAGCGTGCATGTTGAAGCTGGATCGAGTGTAGAAGCCGCATGCGAAGTTTCACGTGGCGAGGCTTGCGGCAGCGACTTGATCTGGTCTGTTGCTCGAGAGAGCAACGACAAGAAAGTGGGTGGAGACTGGGAGTCCGCCTCTGAGTGTATAATCCTTCAGGTTGAAGAGCTAGGAGAGGGAAGAATTCGCTTTTGCGCTCCGATGGAAGAGGGGGCTTACCGGTTGTATGTAAACCTTGGAGGACCCGGAAAGAGTTTTGCCACCGCCAATATCCCTTTTTGGGTTAACGCTATTGGCTAG
- a CDS encoding MFS transporter → MTTSSEKISVKEKLGYGVGDAASNFFFHSFNILLLGYYTDVFGLTATAVGTMFIVTKLFDAFTDPIMGLIADRTKTRWGKFRPYVLWTAVPFGVIGYAMFANPDLSESGKLVYAYFTYSLMMLAYTVINVPYSSLLGVISASSVERTSVSTYRFVCAFGAQLLISAFVMPLKGLLGGGDEGLGYQRTMALFAIASVFLWFATFLTTRERVEPSPDQRVDFKNDVGVVFKNLAWIVLVAVAILTLTNVGVRGGATYYYVRYYIEDSDKMVFWIFDRTSLAWLSGGLGMLVGTFLTNPLTRAFDKRSLMIWLTGLNGLFMVGMFLIGPDQYWLMICIGFVGTIIVGPTPAIVWSMYADVADYGEWKFGRRTTGLVFSGLLFSQKMGLAIGAGLAGWILGWFGYVAGETQSEHSLLGIKLLFTVFPGLLTLAAAAATVFYPLSDVRVLEIDADLKATRKS, encoded by the coding sequence ATGACTACCTCTTCGGAAAAAATCAGTGTTAAGGAGAAGCTAGGCTATGGTGTCGGTGACGCCGCATCCAACTTCTTCTTCCACTCATTCAACATACTTCTGCTGGGATACTACACGGATGTATTCGGCCTCACCGCGACCGCGGTGGGTACTATGTTCATCGTGACGAAGCTGTTTGATGCTTTCACCGATCCGATTATGGGATTGATCGCCGATAGAACGAAAACGAGGTGGGGTAAGTTTCGGCCATACGTTTTGTGGACTGCAGTTCCCTTTGGCGTGATCGGCTACGCAATGTTCGCGAATCCAGATTTGTCGGAAAGCGGAAAGCTTGTGTATGCGTATTTCACTTACAGTTTGATGATGCTCGCTTACACGGTTATCAATGTACCGTACTCTTCTCTGCTTGGAGTCATTTCCGCCAGTTCTGTAGAGCGCACCTCAGTATCGACCTATCGCTTCGTCTGCGCTTTTGGAGCGCAGCTGCTAATCTCCGCCTTCGTAATGCCATTGAAGGGGCTTTTAGGGGGAGGGGACGAAGGCTTGGGCTATCAGAGGACTATGGCTTTGTTTGCTATCGCTTCCGTGTTTTTGTGGTTTGCGACTTTTCTGACTACGCGTGAGCGGGTCGAGCCTTCTCCAGACCAGAGGGTCGATTTCAAAAACGACGTGGGCGTTGTCTTCAAAAACCTAGCTTGGATCGTTCTCGTAGCCGTTGCTATTCTCACCTTGACCAATGTGGGGGTACGTGGGGGTGCGACTTATTACTATGTCCGCTATTATATCGAAGACTCTGATAAAATGGTATTCTGGATTTTCGACAGAACCTCACTGGCGTGGTTGTCCGGCGGTCTAGGTATGTTGGTGGGGACCTTTTTAACCAATCCACTCACGCGAGCGTTCGATAAACGTTCTCTCATGATTTGGCTGACTGGGTTGAACGGGCTGTTTATGGTAGGTATGTTTCTCATCGGTCCTGATCAATACTGGCTGATGATCTGTATCGGGTTCGTGGGCACGATAATTGTAGGTCCCACTCCGGCGATCGTTTGGTCGATGTACGCGGATGTTGCGGACTACGGAGAGTGGAAGTTTGGCCGGCGCACCACGGGCCTGGTGTTTTCGGGTCTGTTGTTCTCCCAAAAAATGGGACTCGCGATTGGAGCGGGCCTTGCAGGCTGGATTCTAGGTTGGTTTGGCTACGTAGCGGGCGAGACGCAAAGCGAGCATTCCTTGCTGGGGATTAAGCTCCTGTTCACGGTCTTCCCCGGTCTTTTAACCTTAGCGGCAGCTGCAGCCACAGTGTTTTATCCTTTGAGTGACGTTCGGGTTCTAGAGATCGATGCGGACCTGAAGGCTACTCGTAAGAGTTAA
- a CDS encoding TonB-dependent siderophore receptor, with the protein MAHHSFRMFTKPRTAWACFGACSVGLAAFLSAQSTDESETEEEIFELSPFQVDASDDSGYRATNTISGTRLNAAIKDIPMPIEVITDEFIKDTGSTDLRQSLAYSAGMVMSSQNDAGAGNSFNTIGGVHNPEGATSNKTQTSYKVRGFITDATLRDGFRRQFSTDAANIGRVEVIRGPAALLYGIGNFGGIVNYLPKLPSEDKTQHITLSTGNQKHFRAVYEAGDTMDNDMRFGYYVTAVHEQNGSYTELAEDNRQFISPIFTFRPTEKTEVTIDMEYGLESKNAVGFQSVRARGDLSSENVASQQDRLERAGFLQFPDKEIRTMRWSGPDTFLDTESYNIRLQATHSFSENLNLLLGYNSSKVEFDSRDVSGGITNNVGPENLRSTITVIPASVENGDAEFIYGEVTDAIFQGSWSDRNEVVDRDQIRVELNYNFGLFENSEVLNLQNSFLLGRSEESSVKDVFTRGTLENEFFYWDPTDSSYMRFGVNGDGTAAPDMEDVSDIHDLSWNQGTYIVYQGSWLDERLTAVAGMRRDRNDFRGMVTDFRQDTVTRNDAGAKEKDTSQVGITFALNKQISVYALKAEGVMPNFDGNRDVYGNAMDAVTAESEEAGIKFDLMDGKLSGTISAYRIKQTGTPIYYWWAPAPAKGRFDPDADIIYNVSDFNPTVEADWRNGSFTVAAPQWDAAVASGAAYQIDDSWYLNASSPEGEAYMDTVFNASKTTNPGWPGWLYIQDDNTNNATLDFAAAEAGGYDAFLSGDQESSGWEAQFNFAPTDNMQFVLNYAQTKRTVVNAGAFPEYPWGAGGVDKWAVWYFPDGAWGLSGYSLEDQYLDPDDTSTWQGRGYGAGEKQDDTPRHALSGWGNYRFNDGAMAGFSLGLGFQYESEREYFSGITDGSGQLVTDTNGQRVVLETDPRLNIDAMAKYEFNLGDRNAHVQLNVYNVMNDQSAYGYIYAKPTTYRLQFGMDL; encoded by the coding sequence ATGGCACATCATAGCTTTCGCATGTTTACCAAACCTCGTACCGCCTGGGCATGTTTTGGCGCTTGTTCAGTAGGCCTCGCGGCTTTTTTATCAGCTCAGTCGACCGATGAATCGGAAACTGAGGAGGAAATCTTCGAACTTTCACCCTTCCAGGTAGATGCATCCGACGACAGTGGTTACCGGGCGACCAATACCATTTCAGGAACTCGTCTAAACGCCGCGATTAAAGACATCCCGATGCCGATCGAAGTAATCACGGACGAATTTATCAAGGATACTGGCTCTACGGATTTACGCCAGTCGCTCGCCTACAGCGCGGGTATGGTGATGAGTTCGCAGAATGACGCTGGAGCGGGCAATAGCTTCAATACTATTGGCGGAGTACACAATCCGGAGGGGGCCACGAGTAACAAAACTCAGACTTCCTACAAAGTAAGAGGCTTCATTACGGATGCGACCTTGCGAGATGGCTTCCGTCGGCAGTTCAGCACCGATGCGGCGAACATAGGGCGTGTTGAGGTGATTCGCGGTCCAGCCGCACTACTGTACGGGATCGGGAATTTCGGAGGCATTGTTAATTACCTTCCCAAGCTTCCATCCGAGGACAAGACCCAGCACATAACCTTAAGTACTGGAAATCAAAAGCACTTCAGGGCGGTGTACGAAGCGGGCGATACCATGGACAATGACATGCGTTTCGGCTATTACGTCACCGCGGTACATGAGCAAAACGGCAGCTACACGGAGTTGGCTGAAGACAACCGTCAATTCATCTCTCCTATCTTCACTTTCCGTCCAACGGAGAAGACCGAAGTAACGATCGATATGGAGTACGGTCTTGAGTCGAAAAACGCTGTTGGATTCCAGAGTGTTCGAGCTCGCGGCGATCTTTCCTCAGAGAATGTCGCCAGTCAGCAGGACAGACTTGAGCGAGCCGGTTTCTTGCAGTTTCCGGACAAGGAGATCCGCACCATGCGGTGGAGTGGACCTGACACGTTTCTGGATACGGAGTCTTACAATATCCGCCTGCAAGCGACGCACAGCTTTAGCGAAAACCTGAATCTGCTTCTTGGATACAATTCTTCGAAGGTCGAGTTTGATTCGCGCGACGTTTCCGGCGGCATTACCAACAACGTCGGTCCGGAAAACCTCCGCAGCACGATCACGGTTATCCCGGCGAGTGTAGAAAATGGTGACGCGGAGTTCATCTATGGTGAGGTTACAGATGCTATCTTCCAAGGGTCTTGGAGTGATCGTAACGAGGTTGTTGACCGCGACCAAATTCGCGTAGAACTCAATTACAACTTCGGTTTGTTTGAAAACAGTGAGGTGTTGAATCTGCAGAACAGTTTCCTGTTGGGGCGTTCTGAAGAAAGCTCGGTGAAGGATGTCTTTACACGAGGCACCCTAGAGAACGAGTTTTTCTATTGGGACCCAACGGATTCCTCTTACATGCGTTTTGGAGTTAACGGAGACGGTACCGCAGCTCCAGACATGGAAGATGTGAGCGACATTCATGATCTTTCCTGGAATCAGGGAACCTACATCGTTTATCAAGGAAGCTGGCTGGACGAACGTCTAACTGCTGTCGCAGGTATGCGTCGGGACCGTAATGACTTCCGGGGCATGGTTACAGATTTCCGCCAGGATACGGTCACTCGAAACGACGCCGGCGCGAAAGAAAAGGATACTTCTCAAGTCGGCATCACCTTCGCCCTCAACAAGCAGATTTCGGTCTACGCCCTGAAGGCGGAAGGTGTGATGCCTAACTTCGATGGAAATCGTGACGTCTACGGCAATGCCATGGACGCGGTTACGGCTGAAAGTGAAGAGGCGGGTATCAAGTTCGACCTTATGGATGGTAAGCTAAGCGGTACTATCAGTGCTTATCGTATCAAACAAACGGGTACGCCGATTTACTACTGGTGGGCGCCAGCTCCAGCGAAGGGACGTTTCGACCCTGATGCAGACATCATCTACAATGTAAGCGACTTCAATCCGACTGTCGAAGCGGATTGGCGTAATGGTTCCTTCACGGTTGCTGCTCCTCAATGGGATGCGGCGGTAGCCTCTGGGGCGGCTTACCAAATCGATGATAGTTGGTATCTGAATGCCTCTTCTCCAGAAGGAGAGGCCTATATGGATACGGTATTTAATGCTTCGAAGACTACTAACCCAGGTTGGCCGGGATGGCTGTATATCCAGGATGACAATACCAACAATGCGACGCTGGATTTCGCGGCTGCTGAGGCCGGTGGTTACGATGCTTTCCTCAGTGGTGACCAGGAATCATCCGGTTGGGAAGCTCAGTTCAATTTCGCTCCAACCGATAACATGCAGTTCGTGCTCAATTACGCTCAAACGAAGCGTACCGTGGTCAATGCAGGAGCTTTTCCTGAATACCCATGGGGAGCAGGTGGCGTTGACAAATGGGCTGTCTGGTACTTCCCCGATGGAGCTTGGGGTCTCTCTGGTTACTCCCTTGAAGACCAGTATCTAGATCCGGACGATACCTCGACTTGGCAGGGACGGGGATACGGAGCTGGCGAAAAGCAAGACGACACGCCTCGTCACGCCCTAAGCGGCTGGGGCAACTACCGCTTCAATGACGGTGCCATGGCAGGCTTCTCGCTCGGTCTTGGTTTCCAATACGAAAGCGAACGCGAATACTTCTCTGGAATCACTGATGGCTCTGGTCAGCTTGTGACGGATACAAATGGACAACGTGTGGTTCTCGAGACTGATCCAAGGCTCAACATAGACGCCATGGCCAAGTACGAGTTTAATCTTGGCGATCGTAATGCTCACGTGCAGCTGAACGTGTATAATGTCATGAACGATCAATCCGCTTACGGATACATCTACGCCAAACCTACCACTTACCGACTACAGTTCGGAATGGATCTCTAG
- a CDS encoding TonB-dependent receptor, whose amino-acid sequence MRPVPKLPTIAACMLAAGSAPLYAQSVDETESDEVYELESFTVTPLEELSNRAIAGETPVAFSELSKDDLDRFLASQDIPVALNYTPSVYATNQGGGAGDARVNVRGFDQRNVAVMINGVPVNDMENGWVYWSNWDGIGDVASSIQLQRGTSNLNLAVPSIGGTLNILTDPASKEKGGLFKQEIGSDGFSKTTLIGHTGLINDKFAASAAVVRKTGDSYMDGVWTDAWAWYLGASYKINEANTIELYGMGAPQRHGQNLYQRNIGTYDADYALSLSDYDAAALDTYYERGYSYNETWNYVSEDYDGLQVDDSGTGPRKFSQRINERENFYDKPLVSVNWYFRPEESSWSWDNVLYYSGGTGGGTGTYGSVARVSDFGSYLHRNRDWDAEIAQNAANLDSEGRAQSTGILRNSRNDQWQIGAISKATYEFSENWKTSFGLDWRTAEITHYREVRDLLGGDYYVDSWVDGLQKTLGGIIDYHNVNTVDWIGAFGQASYEKDAFSGFAMLGLSQISYSFYDYYTDNTTDSDDFDGYQIKFGGRYDINDTVSAYANFGYVEKVPIFDTVINDSTGEEYFNPPSEVFSNVEIGVDYVTEDGKVRFGANIYRTNWTDRAFTKSLVIYDGTGENIIFDEYVNISGVDQRHQGIEFEGTFLLSKSFKLDTSLSLNDWVYTGDVSASIPGVDSDLVPENFDLYIDGLKVGDAPQTQLTASLTYMPKTGLNMTFRGRHNRDHYADFDPLSRTDSTDRAQSWEIPDHTVFDLHFDWVLPTDTDIQYEVFASVLNVFDENYIQDATDNDYYNAYDLDHDADDAAVFFGSPRRYNVGLKVAF is encoded by the coding sequence ATGAGACCTGTACCTAAACTACCAACCATCGCCGCGTGTATGCTAGCGGCCGGTTCGGCCCCGCTCTACGCTCAAAGCGTCGACGAGACCGAAAGCGACGAAGTCTACGAACTCGAAAGCTTCACCGTAACTCCCCTTGAGGAGCTATCAAACCGAGCCATCGCTGGAGAAACTCCAGTCGCCTTCTCGGAACTGAGTAAGGATGATCTCGACCGCTTTCTCGCGTCTCAAGACATCCCAGTCGCCCTAAACTACACTCCATCCGTCTACGCAACCAACCAAGGTGGCGGCGCAGGTGACGCTCGTGTCAACGTGCGCGGTTTCGACCAGCGCAACGTCGCGGTAATGATCAATGGCGTTCCCGTTAACGACATGGAAAACGGCTGGGTATACTGGTCAAACTGGGACGGCATCGGCGACGTCGCTTCTTCCATCCAGCTTCAACGCGGTACCAGCAACTTGAATCTAGCTGTACCTTCCATTGGAGGCACACTAAACATCCTCACCGACCCTGCTTCCAAAGAAAAGGGTGGTCTCTTCAAGCAGGAGATTGGTTCAGACGGCTTTTCTAAGACGACTCTCATCGGCCATACTGGTTTGATCAACGATAAGTTCGCAGCCTCCGCTGCCGTGGTTCGCAAGACTGGCGACAGCTACATGGACGGCGTATGGACAGATGCTTGGGCATGGTATTTGGGCGCATCCTACAAGATCAATGAAGCCAACACCATTGAGCTCTACGGAATGGGAGCTCCACAACGTCACGGCCAGAATCTCTACCAGCGCAATATCGGAACATACGATGCCGACTACGCACTGAGCCTTTCGGACTACGACGCGGCAGCTCTCGATACCTACTACGAGCGCGGCTACAGCTACAACGAAACCTGGAATTACGTTTCCGAAGACTACGACGGTCTTCAAGTGGACGACTCCGGAACTGGGCCTCGCAAGTTTTCTCAGAGAATCAACGAACGCGAGAACTTCTACGATAAGCCACTCGTCTCCGTAAACTGGTACTTCCGCCCAGAAGAGAGCTCTTGGTCATGGGACAACGTGCTCTATTATTCTGGCGGCACCGGCGGCGGCACCGGAACTTATGGATCCGTCGCCCGCGTTAGCGATTTCGGTAGCTACCTCCACCGCAACCGTGATTGGGATGCAGAGATCGCCCAAAACGCGGCAAACCTCGACAGCGAAGGCAGAGCCCAATCCACCGGTATCCTGCGTAACTCTCGCAACGACCAGTGGCAGATCGGCGCCATCTCAAAGGCAACCTACGAATTCTCCGAAAACTGGAAGACTTCCTTCGGTCTCGACTGGCGCACTGCTGAGATCACCCACTACCGCGAAGTGCGCGACCTATTGGGTGGCGACTACTACGTCGACAGTTGGGTAGATGGTCTGCAAAAGACCCTCGGCGGCATTATCGACTACCACAACGTAAACACCGTTGATTGGATCGGCGCCTTCGGACAAGCCTCCTACGAAAAGGATGCCTTCTCCGGTTTCGCAATGTTGGGTCTCTCCCAGATCTCCTACTCGTTCTACGACTACTACACCGACAACACGACTGACTCCGACGATTTCGACGGCTACCAGATCAAGTTCGGTGGTCGCTACGACATCAACGACACCGTCAGCGCCTACGCTAACTTCGGTTACGTTGAAAAGGTACCAATCTTCGACACAGTAATCAATGACAGCACCGGTGAAGAATACTTCAACCCACCAAGCGAAGTGTTCAGCAACGTGGAAATCGGCGTCGACTACGTAACTGAGGACGGAAAAGTCCGTTTTGGCGCGAATATCTACCGCACAAACTGGACCGACCGCGCCTTCACTAAGAGCCTCGTCATTTACGACGGAACCGGCGAAAACATTATCTTCGACGAGTACGTCAACATCAGCGGTGTTGACCAACGCCACCAAGGTATCGAATTCGAAGGCACCTTCCTCCTAAGCAAGTCTTTCAAACTTGATACATCTCTCAGCTTGAACGACTGGGTCTACACTGGAGACGTAAGCGCGAGCATCCCAGGAGTGGATTCCGACCTCGTGCCCGAAAACTTCGACTTGTACATCGACGGTCTGAAGGTCGGAGACGCGCCTCAGACTCAGCTGACTGCGAGTTTGACGTACATGCCTAAGACCGGTCTCAACATGACCTTCCGTGGCCGCCACAACCGCGACCACTACGCGGATTTCGATCCTTTGAGCCGTACAGATTCGACCGACCGAGCTCAGAGCTGGGAAATCCCAGATCACACAGTTTTCGATCTCCACTTCGATTGGGTTCTCCCCACTGATACAGATATCCAGTACGAAGTATTCGCGAGCGTGCTCAACGTCTTCGACGAAAACTATATCCAAGACGCAACCGACAACGACTATTACAACGCATACGACCTCGACCACGATGCCGACGACGCCGCCGTATTCTTCGGCTCACCACGTCGTTACAACGTCGGCCTAAAGGTCGCGTTCTAA
- a CDS encoding aminoacyl-tRNA deacylase — MAIARITEYLDLHRIKYQRITHSPAYTAQEVAAKAHVSGWELAKTVMVKLDDELVMTVLPASEQVDLGYLAEIVGSKKVTLAEEGEFMDFFPGCDVGAIPPFGNLYNLKVFVAPELAEDEYIFFSAGTHTELVRLAYEDFEWLVEPEMVPLAVLD, encoded by the coding sequence ATGGCAATTGCCCGGATAACTGAGTACTTGGATCTGCACCGTATCAAGTACCAGAGAATCACCCATTCACCCGCCTACACCGCCCAGGAGGTAGCTGCTAAAGCGCATGTGTCAGGTTGGGAATTGGCAAAGACGGTTATGGTTAAGCTCGATGATGAGCTTGTGATGACAGTCTTGCCCGCGTCGGAACAAGTCGATCTCGGCTATCTCGCGGAGATCGTCGGATCTAAGAAGGTAACGCTTGCCGAGGAAGGCGAGTTTATGGATTTCTTCCCCGGCTGCGACGTGGGAGCGATTCCTCCCTTTGGCAATCTATACAACCTGAAGGTGTTCGTTGCTCCGGAGCTTGCGGAAGACGAATACATCTTTTTCTCGGCGGGGACTCACACGGAATTGGTGAGGCTGGCCTACGAGGATTTTGAGTGGCTGGTTGAACCTGAGATGGTTCCACTCGCGGTGCTGGATTAA